A window of Microscilla marina ATCC 23134 contains these coding sequences:
- a CDS encoding PAS domain-containing sensor histidine kinase yields MNKQYNPLLEKQLKDFLKGKAMPEGLEKLFASISDSYNNFEKERTAIKQEMQQNSKELTEANQQIKLEAERYKAAEALARKNEQILRSINEHINEAIFRSTPHKGVVYINQAFAELFAYKQAKEVISMPISALFVEQSTIDTLNEKLASNGFFKNEEALFKKKDGTMFWGLVSCILSRNNEGEVFYDGAIVDIDVQKRTQNRLMAINEELKKTNAELDRFVYSASHDLRAPLKSLLGLLQLAEYEPPHNIQEYLHKMRNSVLKLDYFIEEIIDYSMNARMETNVEQIDFNELIQTVLEKLQYLPAASKIEKKLAINGRHIFYSDRSRCLILLNNLLSNAISYHNPHQTNPLILIKVDQQPQQAIITIQDNGKGIDQDHLNNIFKMFYRASAHSNGAGLGLYIVKEILQKLNGSIDVQSSVNQGSAFTLKIPNTPPG; encoded by the coding sequence ATGAATAAGCAATATAACCCGCTTTTGGAAAAGCAACTCAAGGACTTTTTGAAAGGCAAAGCAATGCCTGAGGGTCTGGAAAAGCTTTTTGCCTCCATTAGTGATTCTTATAATAACTTTGAAAAAGAGCGCACCGCTATTAAACAGGAGATGCAGCAAAACTCGAAAGAGTTAACAGAAGCAAACCAACAAATAAAGCTTGAAGCCGAACGATATAAAGCAGCTGAAGCACTTGCCCGAAAAAATGAACAAATTTTACGCTCTATCAATGAGCATATTAATGAGGCTATTTTCCGAAGCACCCCGCACAAAGGAGTAGTTTACATCAATCAGGCATTTGCTGAACTTTTTGCGTACAAGCAAGCCAAAGAAGTAATCAGTATGCCAATTAGTGCACTTTTTGTCGAACAAAGTACAATTGACACATTGAATGAAAAGTTGGCGTCCAACGGTTTTTTTAAAAATGAAGAGGCTTTATTTAAGAAAAAAGATGGGACAATGTTTTGGGGATTGGTCAGTTGTATTTTGTCGCGCAACAACGAGGGAGAAGTATTTTATGATGGGGCAATTGTAGATATTGACGTACAAAAACGAACTCAAAACCGTTTAATGGCCATTAATGAAGAGCTCAAAAAAACCAATGCTGAGTTAGACCGTTTCGTTTATAGTGCCTCGCATGACTTACGGGCACCACTCAAGTCACTGCTAGGTTTGTTGCAACTTGCCGAATATGAACCTCCACATAACATACAAGAGTACCTTCACAAAATGCGTAACAGTGTGCTCAAGCTTGATTACTTTATTGAAGAAATCATTGATTATTCAATGAATGCCCGTATGGAAACCAATGTAGAGCAAATTGATTTTAATGAGTTGATACAAACAGTATTGGAAAAACTACAGTACTTGCCAGCTGCCTCCAAAATAGAAAAAAAACTGGCCATCAATGGCAGGCATATTTTTTACTCTGACCGTAGTCGTTGTTTGATCTTGTTGAACAATTTATTGTCAAATGCCATTAGTTACCATAACCCCCATCAAACCAACCCTTTAATTTTGATTAAAGTAGACCAACAACCTCAACAAGCCATCATTACTATACAAGACAATGGCAAAGGCATAGATCAAGACCATCTCAACAATATTTTTAAGATGTTTTATCGTGCCAGTGCTCACTCTAATGGAGCAGGACTGGGCTTATATATTGTCAAAGAAATATTACAAAAACTTAATGGTAGTATTGACGTACAATCATCGGTAAACCAAGGCTCTGCTTTTACCTTAAAAATCCCCAATACTCCTCCTGGTTGA
- a CDS encoding FKBP-type peptidyl-prolyl cis-trans isomerase — MKQVTLSIMLTLVGITFGFGQSIPSGYKVLPEEFNIHYKIHKQSAGKTKKIIINQFVTFHVWIYNDKDSLIRTTYPHRPAIKEISTEEYKYANRGYMTEMLLKLSTGDSATFRMSAGFLFKTIKRKRPKFLKPNDYIKYVIKVLNVQPHEEVLHDKEAKVFQQRQKDEKIISAYLKGKKFPKALKKTYAGVYYYFTKEGKGDFPVKGDVVMLKYKTMFLDGKVWRTSKMDGRVFDFPVGHKYVIPGFDQVLLLMREGTKGHFIMPSYLCYGENGFYGIPPHTILKFDIEFLAIKSRKQIIHRSKDAATKKKKKGADPNARRRVTLTKKQADLINKQNGVGLTKKQQKMINKHFNKNKGNRRKKDRR, encoded by the coding sequence ATGAAGCAAGTTACTTTAAGTATAATGTTAACTTTGGTGGGTATTACTTTTGGATTTGGGCAAAGTATTCCTTCTGGATACAAAGTGCTTCCCGAAGAGTTTAACATTCATTATAAGATTCATAAACAAAGTGCCGGCAAAACCAAAAAAATAATTATCAACCAGTTTGTCACTTTCCATGTATGGATATACAACGACAAAGACTCGTTGATAAGAACTACTTACCCTCATAGACCTGCCATTAAAGAAATCTCTACCGAAGAATATAAATACGCCAACCGGGGGTATATGACCGAAATGCTGCTTAAGCTGTCTACTGGCGACAGTGCTACCTTCCGTATGTCGGCCGGTTTTCTATTTAAAACCATTAAGCGCAAGCGACCTAAGTTTCTAAAACCCAACGACTACATCAAGTATGTAATCAAGGTGCTGAACGTACAGCCACACGAAGAAGTACTACACGACAAAGAAGCCAAGGTTTTTCAGCAAAGACAAAAAGATGAAAAAATCATCAGCGCTTACCTCAAGGGTAAAAAATTTCCTAAAGCCCTCAAAAAAACCTACGCTGGGGTATACTATTACTTTACTAAAGAAGGCAAAGGCGACTTTCCTGTAAAGGGTGATGTGGTCATGTTAAAATATAAGACTATGTTTTTGGATGGTAAAGTGTGGCGTACTTCTAAGATGGACGGTAGGGTGTTTGATTTTCCAGTGGGACATAAATATGTGATTCCGGGGTTCGACCAAGTACTATTATTGATGCGTGAAGGCACCAAAGGACATTTTATTATGCCCTCTTACTTATGTTATGGCGAAAACGGTTTTTATGGTATTCCCCCTCATACCATTCTTAAGTTTGACATAGAGTTTCTGGCGATCAAATCGCGTAAACAGATTATACACCGTTCGAAAGATGCTGCTACCAAAAAGAAGAAAAAAGGAGCTGACCCCAATGCAAGGCGTAGGGTAACTTTAACCAAAAAACAAGCCGACCTTATCAATAAACAAAACGGAGTGGGGCTTACTAAAAAGCAGCAAAAAATGATTAACAAACACTTTAATAAAAATAAGGGCAATCGACGAAAAAAAGACAGAAGATAA
- a CDS encoding SixA phosphatase family protein has product MKTLTLLRHAKSSWKDLSLPDFERPLNKRGKRDAPFMAQKFKEKGDMPHLILSSPSVRTRLTVAAFAKVLPETAVEFDQRIYEAHAQTLLRLIRQQSDKVTSLVLVGHNPGLTDLTNYFAPRPIDNVPTTGVVQFNFVTTQWQQVTAKEASLVYFEYPKLYFPKEETK; this is encoded by the coding sequence ATGAAAACACTGACATTGCTAAGGCACGCCAAGTCAAGCTGGAAAGATTTGTCGCTTCCAGACTTTGAACGCCCTCTCAATAAAAGAGGAAAAAGAGACGCACCTTTTATGGCACAAAAATTCAAAGAAAAAGGGGACATGCCTCACCTTATACTATCAAGCCCATCGGTAAGAACCCGCTTGACAGTAGCCGCATTTGCCAAAGTGCTACCTGAAACCGCCGTTGAATTTGATCAGCGAATTTATGAAGCACACGCCCAAACTCTGCTCCGCCTGATTAGACAGCAGTCTGACAAGGTAACTTCACTGGTATTGGTAGGACACAATCCGGGGTTGACAGATTTAACCAACTACTTTGCGCCTCGTCCCATAGACAATGTGCCTACTACAGGGGTAGTGCAGTTTAATTTTGTGACCACACAATGGCAGCAAGTAACAGCTAAAGAAGCTTCGTTGGTGTATTTTGAGTATCCTAAATTGTATTTTCCTAAAGAAGAAACTAAATAG
- a CDS encoding COR domain-containing protein, with protein MGLSEKVARKIKRCKDKKTYFLNLRECSLSEIPTEIFECTWLTILDLGNYKELRSNHITTIPTGIAKLTNLKHLDLRFNEIQQIAPEFGQLKSLQTLMLDENQMSHLPKVVGTLEGLTKLALTGNCLGALPESLSQLSQLRHLKLGNCGLKTFPEFILSLKELVYLDLSNNALVQVPEQLSQLKNLENVLLDNNQLEIVPKKVFFMPKVKKITLEGNVIASLPDEVVQQGVTGVQNFYQSFTPVTYDKSVPEREPSGERVVLSTSGGNEQSQSDDEVDYLNEIKLLLVGEGRVGKTSLAKALRVKKNELKDEPSTEGIDISQWVIPKEEFEGKLNLNKDFRLNVWDFGGQEIYYATHQFFLTRRSIYLFVTESRKEDNHGTFFYWLNIIRLLGGASPVILVLNKIDQPTKELPIEDYKAAFANLIEFKRVSCHADYKATVESLKEEIKRIITNEQLLPQIGAPLPKVWVKVRKEIEALQNEQKSYISYSTYLDVCEAYGMTEEQAKTLSRFFHDLGVFLHFANDLELAETVFLDHQWVTKGVYAVLDNAKVKANYGRFTDQDLMEIWSERKYREKRREILSLMKHQKFELCFAIEQGVYLAPQLLPADPVSYTLPANSEHLYFEYSYSFMPKGILTRLIVRRSPDIYQNIYWKYGVVLYYDNTYAVVRENYLIKRISVHLSGKNNKQLLVIIRKTMQEIHSDFNNLEVTEMIPCHCSECKDNPEPYFYKYQQLKRRLDKGRKTVECDNSYEDVSVVSLLDGVGGSHSASLQLIRDFIAKDFVHEALDVMEQYAQQLNDRQMQDEVIGWKAALQQNERSRLLVDTDQYHRQKNRIIDVILNALKHFDE; from the coding sequence ATGGGATTATCTGAAAAAGTTGCAAGAAAAATTAAAAGGTGTAAAGACAAAAAAACTTATTTTTTAAATCTAAGAGAGTGTAGTTTGAGTGAAATACCCACCGAAATATTTGAGTGTACTTGGCTCACTATTTTAGATTTGGGCAACTACAAAGAGTTACGCTCAAATCATATCACTACTATTCCGACGGGTATAGCCAAACTAACGAATCTTAAGCATTTAGACCTAAGATTTAACGAAATACAACAGATTGCTCCTGAGTTTGGACAGCTTAAAAGCCTGCAAACCCTCATGTTGGATGAAAACCAAATGAGCCATTTGCCTAAAGTAGTAGGAACACTTGAGGGGCTAACCAAATTAGCGCTTACAGGCAACTGTTTGGGAGCATTGCCTGAGTCTCTGAGCCAATTGAGTCAGTTGCGTCACCTAAAATTAGGTAATTGTGGTTTAAAAACCTTTCCTGAATTTATTTTATCCCTTAAAGAATTGGTTTACCTTGACCTAAGCAACAATGCCTTGGTGCAGGTACCCGAACAGTTGAGTCAACTTAAGAACCTGGAAAATGTGTTGTTGGATAACAACCAGTTGGAAATTGTACCTAAAAAGGTGTTTTTTATGCCTAAAGTCAAAAAAATAACTTTAGAAGGCAATGTCATTGCTTCGTTGCCTGACGAAGTGGTACAACAGGGAGTTACAGGGGTACAGAATTTCTATCAGAGCTTTACTCCTGTTACATACGACAAGTCAGTGCCCGAACGGGAGCCTAGTGGTGAAAGAGTAGTATTGTCCACATCAGGTGGCAACGAACAATCCCAAAGCGATGATGAGGTAGATTACTTGAATGAAATAAAACTGTTATTGGTAGGAGAGGGACGCGTAGGGAAAACTTCATTGGCGAAAGCACTTCGAGTAAAAAAAAATGAGCTAAAGGATGAACCTAGTACTGAAGGTATAGATATTAGCCAGTGGGTGATTCCTAAAGAAGAATTTGAGGGAAAGCTTAATTTAAACAAAGATTTTCGCTTGAATGTGTGGGACTTTGGCGGGCAGGAAATATATTATGCTACTCATCAGTTTTTCTTGACTCGACGCTCTATCTACTTATTTGTGACCGAGTCGCGCAAAGAAGATAACCATGGTACTTTTTTTTACTGGTTAAACATCATTCGCTTACTGGGGGGCGCCAGCCCGGTTATACTGGTGCTTAACAAAATAGACCAACCCACCAAAGAGTTGCCTATAGAAGACTACAAAGCCGCATTTGCCAACCTGATAGAGTTTAAAAGAGTGAGCTGTCATGCCGACTATAAAGCTACTGTAGAGTCGCTTAAAGAAGAGATAAAACGGATCATTACCAACGAACAACTATTGCCGCAAATAGGAGCACCCTTGCCCAAAGTATGGGTCAAAGTACGAAAAGAAATTGAAGCTTTACAGAATGAACAAAAAAGCTATATTAGTTATAGTACATACCTTGACGTTTGCGAAGCTTATGGAATGACTGAAGAACAGGCCAAGACTTTAAGTCGTTTTTTTCACGATTTGGGTGTTTTTCTTCATTTTGCCAATGATTTGGAGCTTGCCGAAACCGTATTCTTAGATCATCAATGGGTTACCAAAGGGGTCTATGCAGTATTGGACAATGCTAAAGTAAAGGCTAATTATGGCAGGTTTACCGACCAGGATTTGATGGAGATTTGGAGTGAGCGAAAATACCGGGAAAAGAGACGCGAGATTTTATCATTGATGAAGCACCAAAAATTTGAGCTTTGCTTTGCCATTGAGCAAGGAGTATACCTAGCACCTCAACTCTTGCCAGCCGATCCTGTGTCTTATACTTTGCCTGCCAACAGTGAGCATTTATATTTTGAATACAGCTATTCGTTTATGCCCAAAGGCATTCTTACCCGTTTGATCGTCAGGCGAAGCCCCGACATTTATCAAAACATTTACTGGAAGTATGGGGTAGTATTGTACTATGACAACACCTATGCCGTAGTGCGCGAAAATTATCTGATCAAGCGCATATCTGTTCACCTGAGCGGCAAAAACAACAAACAACTATTGGTGATTATTCGCAAAACCATGCAGGAAATCCATAGTGATTTTAACAATCTTGAGGTGACCGAGATGATCCCTTGTCACTGTAGCGAATGCAAAGATAACCCTGAACCTTATTTTTATAAATATCAGCAACTTAAACGACGATTAGACAAAGGACGCAAAACCGTAGAATGTGACAATAGTTATGAGGATGTGTCAGTGGTAAGTTTGCTTGATGGAGTTGGAGGGTCGCATAGTGCCAGCCTGCAACTTATTCGTGATTTTATTGCTAAAGATTTTGTCCATGAGGCGTTGGATGTAATGGAACAATACGCTCAACAACTCAATGACCGCCAGATGCAGGACGAAGTCATTGGTTGGAAAGCTGCCTTACAACAAAATGAACGCTCAAGGCTTTTGGTAGATACTGATCAATATCATAGACAAAAAAATCGCATAATAGATGTCATATTAAATGCTTTGAAACATTTTGATGAGTGA
- a CDS encoding ArnT family glycosyltransferase, which translates to MKNNLKITLDQSPKNAWWWVLIALFAVKLFIHLWAGNQYGFHRDELLYLVQGHHLSFGYMEVPPVTAWLGRLARTIGGDSLLAMRTLTALAGLCTLWLTVQFVRKLGGSLFAQVLAVVCILASPAFYRHHTLFQPVVFDQLCWLLVYYFLLHYLLSHQPRYLLWMGAAAGVGMLTKYNMLFCVGGIVLAMFATNHRKLIASPWVWAALGVSGVILLPNIFWQYQHDFPVMDHFKGLYKKQLQGMTAGDFLLAQLRMHQYITAPVWLLGLWYFLQQKSLRWLGGAYLATLGLFIIAQGQAYYFNGVYPLMFAGGAVFIAQQIEKNKAKLLIRPVLALVIFTLGMVVMPYGTPFLTIDQLIKYTQALDINPITPLPNGRVQNLTSDYADMFGWREQVKVVADTYTKLSKTEQEHCLIWGENYGEAGALHYLGKPYGLPPAISVHGSFYLWGAGNPNAQLAITVGLSPKDMRDLFEEVTLIQRFKHPYAIDEEHNIPILLCRRPKQPLGTYWKKWRKYVFS; encoded by the coding sequence ATGAAAAACAACCTTAAAATAACCCTTGACCAATCTCCCAAAAATGCCTGGTGGTGGGTGCTGATTGCCCTCTTTGCTGTTAAACTTTTTATTCACCTTTGGGCAGGCAATCAATATGGGTTTCACCGCGATGAATTGCTCTACCTTGTACAAGGCCACCACTTAAGTTTTGGTTACATGGAAGTACCACCAGTTACCGCCTGGCTTGGTAGATTGGCCCGCACTATAGGGGGCGATAGTTTGCTTGCCATGCGTACCCTCACAGCACTGGCTGGTTTATGTACATTATGGCTTACTGTACAATTTGTGCGAAAACTGGGTGGCAGCTTATTTGCCCAGGTACTTGCCGTTGTCTGCATACTTGCCAGCCCAGCTTTTTACCGTCACCACACCCTGTTTCAGCCTGTCGTATTCGACCAGTTATGCTGGTTATTGGTATATTATTTTTTGCTCCATTATTTACTCAGCCATCAACCCCGTTATTTGTTATGGATGGGAGCAGCCGCAGGCGTAGGTATGCTCACTAAGTACAATATGCTATTTTGTGTAGGAGGCATTGTGTTGGCAATGTTTGCCACCAACCACCGTAAGCTCATTGCGAGCCCTTGGGTTTGGGCAGCTTTGGGAGTGTCAGGTGTCATTTTATTACCTAATATTTTCTGGCAATATCAACACGATTTTCCTGTAATGGATCACTTCAAGGGGTTGTATAAGAAGCAACTTCAAGGAATGACGGCTGGCGACTTTTTATTGGCTCAACTCCGTATGCATCAATACATCACTGCCCCTGTATGGTTGTTGGGTTTGTGGTATTTTTTACAACAAAAATCTTTACGTTGGTTGGGTGGGGCATACCTTGCCACTTTAGGGTTGTTTATTATTGCCCAGGGGCAAGCTTATTATTTCAATGGTGTGTATCCATTGATGTTTGCGGGTGGGGCAGTGTTTATTGCCCAACAAATAGAGAAAAACAAAGCAAAACTGCTTATACGCCCTGTGTTGGCATTGGTCATATTTACCTTGGGTATGGTAGTCATGCCCTACGGTACCCCTTTTCTAACAATTGACCAATTGATCAAATACACCCAGGCATTGGATATAAACCCTATAACCCCTTTGCCCAATGGCAGGGTACAAAACCTGACCAGTGACTATGCCGATATGTTTGGCTGGCGTGAGCAAGTAAAAGTGGTGGCAGATACTTATACCAAACTTAGCAAAACCGAACAAGAACATTGTCTGATTTGGGGTGAAAACTATGGAGAAGCAGGCGCACTTCATTATTTGGGCAAACCGTATGGCCTACCTCCGGCTATATCGGTGCACGGCAGTTTTTATTTGTGGGGGGCAGGTAACCCAAATGCCCAGCTTGCCATTACTGTGGGGCTTTCGCCCAAAGATATGCGAGATTTGTTTGAAGAAGTCACCTTGATACAAAGATTTAAGCACCCCTATGCTATAGACGAAGAACACAATATTCCCATATTGCTATGTCGAAGACCTAAACAACCCCTGGGCACATACTGGAAAAAATGGCGGAAATACGTGTTTAGTTAA
- a CDS encoding GNAT family N-acetyltransferase has product MIIRKATIIDMPWANARYDELGFVNSDFNNEFIAIAQQSEERVGIGRLVNISDGIQELGGMYVADSHRKQGIARKIVDFLLEQRSPAHTIYCLAFEHLATFYKSCGFVEVKSPEKTPTEITTKIDWCQSQYPYGNTLLAINEKG; this is encoded by the coding sequence ATGATTATTCGGAAAGCCACTATTATTGATATGCCTTGGGCTAATGCCCGATATGACGAACTGGGTTTTGTAAACTCTGATTTCAACAACGAATTTATAGCCATTGCACAACAGTCTGAAGAAAGAGTAGGCATCGGTCGATTAGTTAATATATCGGATGGTATACAAGAACTTGGGGGAATGTATGTGGCAGACAGTCACCGAAAACAAGGGATTGCCCGCAAAATAGTCGATTTTCTATTGGAACAACGCTCTCCAGCACACACCATATATTGTTTGGCTTTCGAACATTTAGCGACATTTTATAAAAGCTGTGGATTTGTTGAGGTAAAGTCCCCTGAAAAAACACCGACAGAAATAACTACCAAAATAGATTGGTGCCAGAGTCAGTATCCGTACGGAAACACCTTATTGGCAATTAACGAAAAAGGTTAA
- a CDS encoding Sec-independent protein translocase subunit TatA/TatB: protein MELINIFAFFNLGGPEIIFIMLAILLLFGAKKIPELARGLGKGIREFKDATKEVRDNLEESVNIEEEKKTSAHNNSKTPVK, encoded by the coding sequence ATGGAATTAATAAACATTTTTGCTTTTTTCAATCTGGGAGGTCCAGAAATAATCTTTATTATGTTGGCGATCCTTTTGCTTTTTGGTGCAAAAAAAATCCCTGAATTGGCAAGAGGTTTAGGAAAAGGTATCCGTGAGTTTAAGGATGCCACCAAAGAAGTAAGAGACAATTTGGAAGAAAGCGTAAACATCGAAGAAGAAAAGAAAACTTCGGCACACAACAACAGTAAAACTCCTGTAAAGTAA
- a CDS encoding SDR family oxidoreductase, with product MTQQSTVSILGCGWLGLPLAEHLMAQGYHVKGSTTQTSKLDLLHQKGIEAFLVKLTPDLEADKIEQFLDTETLVINIPPGVRKQGEDFHPAQIKTLEPLIGQAPLKNVIYVSSTSVYPNVNRMVDETEPLGNTDGSVDGVRGLYVNRALLKAEQMIKGLEAKNVTILRPGGLIGEDRVPGKYVAGKKGITTGNVPVNYIHPVDLVRLITQVIQQNAWGEVFNVVTPEHPTRREVYTQNIEMFGLEAPEYTEGSPDFKIIDGTKIIETLNYKFKYPNPLEFRYNL from the coding sequence ATGACACAACAATCGACAGTAAGCATACTAGGCTGTGGCTGGCTGGGTTTACCTCTGGCTGAGCACCTCATGGCACAGGGTTACCATGTAAAAGGCTCTACTACCCAAACTTCTAAACTTGATTTGCTCCATCAAAAAGGCATTGAGGCATTTTTGGTAAAACTTACACCTGACTTGGAAGCAGACAAAATAGAACAGTTTCTGGATACAGAAACCCTTGTAATTAATATTCCACCCGGAGTGCGTAAGCAAGGAGAAGATTTTCATCCTGCGCAAATCAAAACCCTGGAGCCACTCATTGGGCAAGCGCCTTTAAAAAATGTCATTTATGTAAGTTCTACATCGGTATACCCTAATGTAAACCGAATGGTAGACGAAACTGAGCCTTTGGGCAATACCGATGGTTCGGTAGATGGGGTGCGAGGCTTGTACGTAAACCGGGCTTTGCTCAAAGCTGAACAGATGATCAAAGGATTGGAAGCTAAAAATGTAACCATTTTGCGACCAGGGGGGCTGATAGGAGAGGATCGGGTTCCGGGGAAATATGTGGCAGGGAAAAAAGGGATTACCACAGGAAACGTGCCTGTAAATTATATACATCCGGTAGACCTGGTACGCCTGATCACGCAAGTGATACAACAAAATGCCTGGGGAGAAGTTTTTAATGTTGTAACCCCCGAACATCCTACCCGTCGTGAAGTATACACCCAAAACATTGAAATGTTTGGACTGGAAGCACCTGAATACACCGAGGGTTCACCTGATTTTAAGATTATTGATGGAACAAAAATAATAGAAACTTTAAATTATAAGTTTAAATATCCCAATCCCCTTGAGTTTCGTTATAACCTATAA